The stretch of DNA CCACATTGGCCCAGTGCCTGCATGCCTTGCTCTCCCTCAACGGGGTGAGTCCCCTGATCTCTTCACCTACAAAGATCAATGCCCCTCATCTGGTGCGAGCGGCATGGTCTTGTTCGGCAGGTCTGACAAGTTTGATGAGAACCTCTGAGTGCAAATAGTGGGCGAACTCCAGCGATGACTTCACCCCTCCGCCACCTAAAGAAACTGATGACGTGCGGCCTAGAATTGATACAGAGCAAGTCCTCTCAAAAGCTGTAGAAGAGTTCGGCTTGGACTGGTTGGCCCCAGAAGAGCCCATCCGCAGCCGAATGGTTCCTGCAGCCAAGGCACCGCCAGCAGCTCTACGGCGTCCAGCTCTGTTCGGCCCGGAACAAACCTGGCCCTGCACGCTACTAAAGCCACTGCACAAGCCAGTGGTCGAACTATGGCCAACCTAGTGGAGCTAGAGCGGCACTTATGGCTTAGTCTCATGGATGTTAAAGACACTGACAGGATGGCTCTTCTGGACTCCCCCCATCTCACCGTCAGGCCTGTTCAGCTCTGTGGTGAATGGCTTCGCGGAGTGCTACGTCACAGCACAGAGGTCATCGCAGGCTATGGGCCAGCGCCTCCAGGCGCTCCAAGAAGGACCAGTCAACTAAGCAGCGACCCAAACCAGCCTCAACCCCTGTAAAGCCCCCGCTGCAAGGGGAGCCTGAAGTCAAGCCATGCCTCCGTCTGGCAACATGCTACCTGTTTCCAAAACAGCATGGGTCCTGCCCCAAGCTAGAACTGAACCCTGTGCAGCCAAAGCAGTCCTGATGCCTCAGGATTGAGGAGGAAATGGTTATGTCCTGCTGAGTCCAGACCACCCTCAAAACGTGCCTACCTTATGGTGTCCTCTTCAGTTTATGGCACTGGAGACCGTGTAATTGCTGCCAGTTCTGGGCCCACCCTAGTTTGCGCGCCCAAACATTCCTTTGAGAAGCCTAAGATCTGGTGACCAGTACCTTCTTTAAATCCCTCACTCCAGACTCAAGCATAGAGATGACCGTGCCTTCTCTGTAATCGGTCCTCGCCTCTGGAATGACTTGCCAATGGAGATCCGAATGGCCCCCATTTTTAAGTTTCTTCTAAAAACCCATCTGTTTTCATTGGCCTATTAGGTTTTATATTCCTGCCTATTATATTTcctatttgtgttttatttcttttttctggTTCTTTGTAGGGGTCGACCGATTATCGGCGTGGCCGATTATCGGCGCCGATATTaagcatttttattgttatcgGCATCGGCCACTTTCAAAATCGATTTGCCgataaaaccattttattttgaaatgcgcGATCTGGCATTGATCCAGCCACCTCAGTCAGAGCGCACCGCTCTGTGGCCTAGACTAAGCCCCGCCCATCGTCCGTCTGATTTGTTGGGAGTCACGAGCCTGGCCAATCAATACGGCTGGCGTGGCTGGAAAATGTTCCGCTCTCACACCGAAAGCACAGGAGCTGCTTCAGTGATCATCATCACACATCAATAAGTTATCTCTCGAAGGTAAGAATGCAGTAAACGTTCCTGAAGTTgcaaaaaaaacctaaatataATCGATTTATGATGACAAGCCCCGTTCAGTTATTATACTGTGAATTCCCGGTCAATGTCCGTCATTGCAGTGATATGCTTTAACGGATCATCACATCAGTGCTGAGATAGTGAAACTAAAACCTACTTCTCTCACCATTCGGCCAACTTAACGTTATATTGTGAATAGATTATCAACACGAATGAATTCACTCATGTCtgctgcgtttttttttttgtgtgttgtttACATAGCTTCACTGAACAGCGTCCGTTCCGTTAGGGCTCTTTTAGTCAAAAAAATTGCGcatatttggagaaatattgctTTTTTCTAACATGATTGCAAAATAATTTATCAAACAGATTGTAAAAAAGGCCACCCTTCAGAAATGGACTCTCCCAAACTCCCCCGCCTCTGTTCGTGACTTGGACTGTTCCAAAACTTTCCGGGGAGTTGGAAAACAAGATGTTATGGAGAGAGACTGCGTAGATGTGCttgtttattgtaaataataGTTAGATTCGTCAGAAGTGTTGCAATCCAAAGATTTTGAGGattatgtgtgtgcgtgcaacTAATTGTAAGTACATTTGCATAGTTATAATACGTTCATGATAGAGATTAAAGATCGCCATCGCGGCATTCCGCCTAAATGTTTACATTGTTAAATATGTTTGCACTTTACCATGCTGATTATCGTTATAACCAGTATTCAAGTACTCACTTATAGATCTAGTACTGTTTATAGATCtgtgattgtttgtttgtttatttatattttgtatattgtttatgtttacagaaccacacacacaataaatcaACTACAAGTACCCCTGGTGTGAGACGTTATGTTCTAACCGGACATCCTGTGGTCGTTCAATTACTCCGAACCAAAAAAGAGTGAACAGTAGTTTTTTTCATGGTCCTTCGAGCCGGATGAGTGAACTGCTACAGCCATGTCTTACCCAGAAAGAGAACCTCCTGCTGTGCGACCAAGGAGACGAGTTAACCCCCCAGCTTACCTTGAAGACTACGAGCTCAGTGAACCTGGTCCTCAACGACAGCAGCCACGGTCGCCTAGCTACCAGGGTGCACTGGAGGATGAACCACCACGTCGTTCTATATCCACTTCACCAGTCAGTCAAGCATCAGAGCACTCAGAATGGATATTGAATGACCAATGGGACAGCACTTCTGAAAGGCTGAGAGAGGAGAATGCTGCACTGCAACAGCAAGTAAAACAGTTACCAGAGCTTACAGCCATGTTAGAGGAGATGAAGCGGGAGAACGCAGCCTTGCAACGACAAGCTAGCCAGCTCCCTGAGATCATCTCAGCAGTCCAAGAGATGCGTCAACAGAATGCTGCGCTTTATCATGAGCTTAAAAACCTGAAATCGGACCGAAGACTTCCACCTGAGTTATCCACTGCACCAATGCCATCACAGCTCTCTCACTCTCCAGCAGCTCACATTCAGACTCCACAGCCAAGCTACCATCCAATACCAGCCCCACGCTCCAGGCTGCCACCTACCGCTAAGAGACAAATGTGCTCAGCTGGGCCAGAGGAAAGCCCAGGGCTGATTGAACATCTGAGAAACATGAACATTTCTTCCTCCTCAGATGAGAGAGCCCCCTTTACAGCACAGTATCGTGATTCACCGCAATTCAGGTATCCAGACTCTCCCCCGTATTCCCAGTCACGTCAGCTGCCTGAGTTTATGTTCCCATCACAAGACCAGAAAAGACCAGTCCATGCTGAATACACTTCAGAGCATCTCTTACCTTCATCTACCCAAGAGAAAATCTACAGAGGTCCAGCCCCTACCATCCCTTACCTGACATTTCCTGACCCTAGGGAGTTTTCAAGGCTGAGAATTGCATTAGAGAACATCCTGCCTGATGACGCCACAGAACACTTCAAGTTCCAAATCCTCACAGACCATCTGAAACTGGAGGAGGCTCTCCTGGTGGCGGACTCTTATAGCAATTCAAGGTCTCCCTTCACAAACACTATGAGAGCTCTGAATAAAATGTATGGTCAACCTCACCAACTAGCTCTGCAACGAATCGCTGAGCTGATGGATGGTGCTAACATACGCAGCGGAGATGTGAAGGCCTTCAGGATGTTTGGGCTGCAGGTGCGTTCACTTGTCAGTATGTTGCAGCAGCTGGGCCACAAAGGTAGTGTAGAGCTGGAATGTGGATCACATGTATCTCGACTCTTGAGTAAGCTGCCACATGATCTCAGATCCAGTTTTAAGAGATACACTCACCCACTACAAGTTGCTATTCCCACACTGCTGGACTTTGCGGATTGGCTGGAATATGAGCTTCAGGTACAGGAAGACAGTAGCCAGTATGGTTTGCCCTCAAAGCAAGACTACCCAGCACGCATCAGAGAGGTGAGAAGAGAACCTAAGCAGCCTCGCAGACCAACTACTATTTTCCTTGGGACTGAAAAGTCACCGTCCACGCTGACGTCTTCTGTCACGTCTAAACCAGTCAGCCTACCAGTCAAAACAGAGAAGGTAAAGGCCTTTTGTCCATACTGTGACAACAACAAGCATTACTTGAATGGCTGTGATAACTTCAAGCTTCTAAGCAAAGACATGAAGATAGACTGGATAAAGACAAAGAACCGATGCTGGCGTTGTGGTCGTGGACATCAAGCAGCTAACTGCACCCTTAAGACTCTCTGCCCAACCTGCAACAAGAAGCACCTTTTGGTACTGCATGACGTTAatggtcaagtcaagtcacctcaGGAGAGTACAGCTCCTTCTAGTGCAGTTTTGTATGTTGACCGCCCAACATCTGGCAGTAAAGTGCTGCTCAAAGTGATTAAGGTTCTAATCAAGAATGGTAACAGAGCGATGGAGGCTTATGCTGTGTTGGACGATGGATCAGAGCGAACCATCATTCTGCATGATGCAGTTGAGAAATTGGCAATTGAGGGGGAGCCCGAGGACCTTGTGCTTCGCACAGTGAGACAAGATACCCAGGTCATTCACGGGGCGGCagtaacttttactgtgtcCCCAATTGTTAACCCCAGTAAGGCCTACAAGATCCGTAACGCCTTCACAGCTAAAGTACTCGGCCTGGCAGAACATACTCACCCAGTCAGTATCCTGCAAAGGAAGTTCAAGCATCTTGCTGGGCTACCACTGCAACAGCTGAACAAGGTACATCCCGTGCTTCTCATTGGCTCTGATTGCCCTCACCTTATCACACCTATACAGCCAGTCAGACTGGGGCCCCCTGGTGGTCCAACAGCAGTAAGAACACGTCTGGGATGGACACTGCAGGGTCCAACTCAAGAATTGAGCAGTCATCTTTTCCCTGATCAGTGCTTCTTCACCTCGCTGCGGCCTGTCAATGACCTTTATGCAAACGTAGAGAGACTGTGGCAAATGGATGTTCTACCCTACCAGAGTGAAAAGGTAATCACCAGATCACGCCTAGACAAGGAGTCCATACAGCTTCTGCAAGAAAACACTGTGAGAGTGGATATTGATGGTGTTCAGAGATATGCTACTCCTCTGCTACGTATCAAGAACATGCCCTGTCTCTATGCAACTAAAGAAGCTGTCTTACCCCAGTTAAGAGGAATTGAGAAACGGTTTGACAAAGACTCTGATCTGGCTGCAGCATACAAAGAGGAGTTGGCCAAGTTAGTGCAAGCTGGGTATGTTGTCAAACTTAGTCAGGAGCAGGTGGACAGAACAAAAGAAGCCTGGTACATCCCGCACCACATGGTGCAGCATAATGGGAAGAACAGGGTGGTCTTTAACTGTTCATTCTCATACCAAGGGCACAATCTGAATGAGCTCCTATTGCCTGGTCCAACACTTGGTCCGTCCCTCCTGGCAGTCCTTCTGCGCTTCCGGGAGCACTCTGTTGCCATCAGTAGTGACATCCGTGGCATGTTCCATCAGGTACGCCTCTTGCCAAAGGATAAACCACTGCTGAGATACatttggagagacatgcaaagAGACAGAATCCCTGATGTCTATGAATGGCAAGTGCTGCCTTTCGGGACTACTTGCAGTCCATGTTGTGCTTCGTTTGCTTTACAGAAGCATGTTCTAGATCACAGCCAGCCTGGAGAGGACACATGTTTTTCTGTGGAGAAGTCATTCTATGTTGACAATTGCCTTCAGAGCTTTGCTTCTCCTAACACGGCCAAGAACCTAGTCGACAAACTCTACAGCCTCCTAGCATCTGGGGGCTTTGAGTTACGACAGTGGGCTAGTAATGACCCTTCAGTTATCAGCCATCTGCCAGCCGATATTCAGTCTCAGAGCAGCATTCTTTGGCTACGTGAAGGTCACCAAAATGCCCAGGAATCAACTCTTGGCCTTCATTGGAAATGCCAGTCAGACACTCTCTCCTACAAACGACGCAAACCTGACTGTCAAGTGCCCACAATGAGAAGCATCTACCAGATTCTTGCTAGCCAATATGATCCCCTTGGCTACATTGTACCATTCACCACTCGAGCTAAAGTGCAAAAGTTATGGGACAAAAGGAGAGAGTGGGATGACCCGCGGCTACCTGAGGACCTATTAGCCACTTGGAAACACTGGGAGAGCGAGTTGGAAGACCTGCAGCACATCACTTTGCCCAGATGTTATTGCAGCAAGGAACTGGACTGCTCTACCAGCATTAGGCAGCTTCACATCTTTTGTGATGCCTCAGAGAAGGCCTATGGCTCTGTGGCTTACTTAAGAACAGAGAGCTCTCAAGGTAAAGTGGAGGTGGCCTTTGTAACAGCTAGGTCCCGTGTCGCCCCCAAAAAACAACAGAGCATTCCTCGTCTTGAGTTGTGTGCAGCACTCACAGGGGCGCAACTGGCTAAAGTCCTGAAAGCAGAGCTAACATTACCACTCAGTAGCATCACTCTGTGGTCTGACTCCACTACAATACTGACCTGGCTTTATCAGATTCTTGCCGCTTTAAGGTTTTTGTGGGGACTAGAGTAGCAGAAATCCAGGACTTAACTGAATCTGATACCTGGCGCTATGTACAGTCTAGCAACAACCCAGCGGATGCCATTACAAGAGGAAAGTCTCCCTCTGATCTCACCAAAGACAGCAAATGGAACCAAGGCCCAGCTTTCCTCCGACAGACACCAGCCAGCTGGCCAGAGATGCCACCATTAGCCCATGTAACCCAAGACAGTGAGTTGAAAAGGTCAACCTTCTGTGGACTGGTAACTTCTGCTCTGTCATTACCAGATCCTCATCAATTTAGCACCTTCTCAGACTACTTAAAGGCCCTCATACAATACTCAAACAAGAAATCACCCTTGAGTGCCACTGCAGAAGACTATAAAGAAGCTGAGCTCACAGCCCTCCGTCACATCCAGATGAGATGTTGCACTTGAAATCTGGTAAACCCATACCTAGCAATAGTCGACTGCTGTGTCTAGCCCCTGAACTGGATAACAGCACCAATCTCATTCGCGTCGGTGGTCGTCTCAGACAGATCAGTCCATTAGACGAAGATAACATCCACCCCATTGTCCTCAACCCACATCACCCACTCACCAAGCTGATTATCAAAGAATATGATGATCGTCTGCATCACCCTGGACCAGAGAGGGTGTTTTCAGAACTCAGGAGGAAATACTGGGTATTAAAAGGACGAGCAGCAGTCAGACATCATCAACGCCAATGCACTGAATGCCAGAAATGGTGAGCCAAACCTAACCCCCCCAGAATGGCAGACCTTCCACAAGCAAGGTTGAGAATTCACCAGCCAGTTTTCTATTCAACGGGGATAGATTGCTTCGGTCCCTATCTCATAAAGGTGGGATGCAGAAATGAGAAACGTTGGGGGATCCTTTTCAAGTGTATGACCACCCGTGCAGTGCATATTGATCTCCTTACAAGTCTGGACAGTGATTCATTCCTTATGGCCCTTCGCCGTTTTATTGCTCGGCGAGGCAAACCCTTTGAGATCCTTTCAGATCAAGGAACGAATTTCAAAGGTGGGGAAAGGGAACTTCGGGATGCCTTTGTAGCTCTTCAGCCTGAGATCCAGGCTCAACTTGCAAGCCAACAGATTGGTTTCGTGTTCAATCCACCCAATGCACCCCATTTCGGTGGATGCTGGGAGCGGGAAATTCGATCACTGAAAACAGCCCTGCAAGTAACTCTCGGAGCCCAAACAGTAACTGAAGAAGTATTACGAACTGTTCTCATTGAAATAGAGGGTATACTTAATGCCAAGCCCATCGGCTACACATCTTCAGACATAGCCGACCCCGATCCAGTTACACCCAACATCCTGTTAATGGGGCGGCGAGACGCATCACTTCCACAAGTGACGTACCAAGATTCCGAACTCCTGAGCAGACGGAGATGGAGGCATAGTCAGCTGCTAGCTGATCACTTTTGGAAGCGATTCATCTGTAACTACCTACCTAGCCTTCAAACCAGACAGAAATGGATGTCAGAGAAGGACAATCTACGAGTAGGTGAAACTGTTATGATTGTAGACCAGCAGCTACCTCGTGCACTTTGGCCAGTTGGAAGGATTGTGCAGGTTTTCCCGGGGAAGGATAACTGGGTCAGATCAGCTGAAATTAAAGTGAAGGACAGAACTTACCTAAGGCCAGTGACCAAAATCATCAGCCTACCTCCACTGCCTGAGTGATATACCAATAACTTAACTCTTAGTAAGGCCTTTTTAATTGTTCAAATTCACATTGTGAATTTGGGGGCGGCTGTAAAAAAGGCCACCCTTCAGAAATGGACTCTCCCAAACT from Chanodichthys erythropterus isolate Z2021 chromosome 8, ASM2448905v1, whole genome shotgun sequence encodes:
- the LOC137024206 gene encoding uncharacterized protein, which translates into the protein MSYPEREPPAVRPRRRVNPPAYLEDYELSEPGPQRQQPRSPSYQGALEDEPPRRSISTSPVSQASEHSEWILNDQWDSTSERLREENAALQQQVKQLPELTAMLEEMKRENAALQRQASQLPEIISAVQEMRQQNAALYHELKNLKSDRRLPPELSTAPMPSQLSHSPAAHIQTPQPSYHPIPAPRSRLPPTAKRQMCSAGPEESPGLIEHLRNMNISSSSDERAPFTAQYRDSPQFRYPDSPPYSQSRQLPEFMFPSQDQKRPVHAEYTSEHLLPSSTQEKIYRGPAPTIPYLTFPDPREFSRLRIALENILPDDATEHFKFQILTDHLKLEEALLVADSYSNSRSPFTNTMRALNKMYGQPHQLALQRIAELMDGANIRSGDVKAFRMFGLQVRSLVSMLQQLGHKGSVELECGSHVSRLLSKLPHDLRSSFKRYTHPLQVAIPTLLDFADWLEYELQVQEDSSQYGLPSKQDYPARIREVRREPKQPRRPTTIFLGTEKSPSTLTSSVTSKPVSLPVKTEKVKAFCPYCDNNKHYLNGCDNFKLLSKDMKIDWIKTKNRCWRCGRGHQAANCTLKTLCPTCNKKHLLVLHDVNGQVKSPQESTAPSSAVLYVDRPTSGSKVLLKVIKVLIKNGNRAMEAYAVLDDGSERTIILHDAVEKLAIEGEPEDLVLRTVRQDTQVIHGAAVTFTVSPIVNPSKAYKIRNAFTAKVLGLAEHTHPVSILQRKFKHLAGLPLQQLNKVHPVLLIGSDCPHLITPIQPVRLGPPGGPTAVRTRLGWTLQGPTQELSSHLFPDQCFFTSLRPVNDLYANVERLWQMDVLPYQSEKVITRSRLDKESIQLLQENTVRVDIDGVQRYATPLLRIKNMPCLYATKEAVLPQLRGIEKRFDKDSDLAAAYKEELAKLVQAGYVVKLSQEQVDRTKEAWYIPHHMVQHNGKNRVVFNCSFSYQGHNLNELLLPGPTLGPSLLAVLLRFREHSVAISSDIRGMFHQVRLLPKDKPLLRYIWRDMQRDRIPDVYEWQVLPFGTTCSPCCASFALQKHVLDHSQPGEDTCFSVEKSFYVDNCLQSFASPNTAKNLVDKLYSLLASGGFELRQWASNDPSVISHLPADIQSQSSILWLREGHQNAQESTLGLHWKCQSDTLSYKRRKPDCQVPTMRSIYQILASQYDPLGYIVPFTTRAKVQKLWDKRREWDDPRLPEDLLATWKHWESELEDLQHITLPRCYCSKELDCSTSIRQLHIFCDASEKAYGSVAYLRTESSQGKVEVAFVTARSRVAPKKQQSIPRLELCAALTGAQLAKVLKAELTLPLSSITLWSDSTTILTWLYQILAALRFLWGLE